One genomic region from Haloprofundus salinisoli encodes:
- a CDS encoding glucosamine inositolphosphorylceramide transferase family protein: protein MTRPRFRPGDSKSLRDAAWLAGERLHRSELLTDGARAPAEASSVEESLWDDYGEPRRTPTPSPGPFSLVPGRGVVNPVVTAADVTDFGDADFVADPFLFVTPNGRWHLFFEVFNRDRTPTAAIAHAESDDGKRWSYNRVVLETADHLAFPYVFRFEDHYYMLPERWNRETPASPILYRTDSLPHGWSPVAELVAPDRFLSDFVVFRHEDRWWALAGSDDGCADLLAFYSDELETDDWTPHAENPVVEDRPTAARPGGRPLVRDGGVVAFFQDCAACYGHRLRGYVIDELTPSTYRDRELHSSPILEGTEKRLGWNSGRMHHLDPWPVGDGWRCAVDGNIGFGGRLFGPDHWAIGIYESL, encoded by the coding sequence ATGACCCGTCCCCGGTTCAGACCCGGCGACTCGAAATCGCTCAGAGACGCGGCGTGGCTGGCCGGCGAGCGTCTCCATCGCTCGGAACTGCTCACCGACGGCGCTCGTGCCCCCGCCGAGGCGAGTTCCGTCGAGGAGTCCCTGTGGGACGACTACGGCGAACCGCGGCGGACGCCGACACCGTCGCCGGGACCGTTCTCGCTGGTTCCCGGTCGCGGCGTCGTCAATCCCGTCGTCACCGCGGCGGACGTCACTGACTTCGGCGACGCCGACTTCGTCGCCGACCCGTTCCTGTTCGTCACCCCGAACGGCCGCTGGCACCTGTTCTTCGAGGTGTTCAACCGCGACCGGACGCCGACCGCCGCCATCGCCCACGCCGAGAGCGACGACGGCAAGCGCTGGTCGTACAACCGGGTCGTCCTCGAAACCGCCGACCACCTCGCCTTTCCGTACGTGTTCCGGTTTGAGGACCACTACTACATGCTTCCCGAACGCTGGAACCGCGAGACGCCCGCGAGTCCGATTCTCTACCGAACCGACTCGCTGCCCCACGGCTGGTCGCCGGTGGCCGAACTCGTCGCGCCCGACCGCTTTCTGAGCGACTTCGTCGTCTTTCGACACGAGGACCGCTGGTGGGCGCTCGCCGGCAGCGACGACGGCTGCGCCGACCTCCTGGCGTTCTACAGCGACGAACTCGAAACCGACGACTGGACGCCGCACGCCGAGAATCCGGTCGTCGAAGATCGCCCGACTGCGGCCCGTCCAGGTGGGCGACCGCTCGTCCGCGACGGCGGTGTCGTCGCGTTCTTTCAGGACTGTGCGGCCTGCTACGGCCACCGCCTCCGCGGGTACGTCATCGACGAACTGACGCCGTCGACGTACCGGGACCGCGAGCTCCACAGTTCGCCGATTCTGGAGGGGACGGAGAAGCGGTTGGGGTGGAACTCCGGGCGGATGCACCACCTCGACCCTTGGCCGGTCGGCGACGGGTGGCGCTGCGCCGTCGACGGCAACATCGGCTTCGGCGGACGGCTGTTCGGTCCGGACCACTGGGCCATCGGTATCTACGAGTCGCTGTAG